In the genome of Dehalococcoidales bacterium, one region contains:
- a CDS encoding Gfo/Idh/MocA family oxidoreductase, producing MSELKNADYKFRVGIIGAGLQGKRRASVFKEHSESKLVMVSSKNIEDAENISKDFNCEASARWQDIIERDDINTVLICTPPNLHPEMAIAATNAGKHLLCEKPLANTLEEAQRMLESAKNNNVILKCGFNHRHHPAVFKAKELVNEGTISEINFIRCVYGICGRPGYEKEWRADSNIVGGGHLTEQGIHAIDLFRWFLGDFNRISGHIATNFWQTASLEDNAFVILETEKGQIASLHSSLTQWKNQFLFEIFGKNGYIIIEGLGGAYGTEKLTVGKRNFYGPFKDETTEFRGADISWAKEWEEFTSAIKEKREPIGSGDDGFAALKIVSTIYKIALKGKQFQI from the coding sequence TTGTCTGAATTAAAAAATGCGGATTATAAATTCAGGGTTGGGATAATCGGCGCCGGTTTACAGGGCAAACGACGTGCTTCCGTGTTTAAAGAACACTCCGAAAGTAAACTGGTGATGGTTAGTTCAAAAAATATCGAGGATGCCGAAAATATCTCTAAGGATTTTAATTGCGAAGCAAGCGCACGCTGGCAAGATATAATCGAAAGAGATGATATTAACACGGTACTGATTTGTACTCCCCCCAACCTCCACCCCGAAATGGCAATTGCCGCAACAAATGCCGGTAAGCATCTTCTTTGTGAAAAACCGCTTGCCAATACCTTAGAGGAAGCCCAAAGAATGCTGGAATCGGCCAAAAATAACAATGTGATTCTCAAGTGCGGTTTTAATCATCGCCATCATCCTGCCGTTTTTAAGGCCAAAGAGTTGGTTAACGAAGGAACTATCAGTGAAATCAATTTTATTCGTTGTGTTTACGGTATTTGCGGGAGGCCGGGGTACGAAAAGGAATGGAGGGCGGATTCTAATATTGTTGGCGGAGGACATTTAACGGAACAAGGGATTCATGCAATCGATTTATTCCGCTGGTTTTTGGGTGATTTTAATCGAATTTCAGGGCATATTGCCACCAATTTTTGGCAAACGGCATCCCTTGAGGATAATGCCTTCGTGATTTTGGAAACAGAAAAAGGTCAGATTGCCTCACTTCATTCCAGCCTTACGCAATGGAAAAACCAATTCCTGTTTGAAATATTCGGCAAAAACGGATACATCATTATCGAAGGACTGGGAGGCGCATACGGAACCGAAAAACTAACAGTCGGTAAACGAAATTTTTATGGACCGTTTAAAGATGAAACCACCGAGTTTCGCGGCGCCGATATCTCATGGGCTAAGGAATGGGAGGAATTTACTTCCGCAATTAAAGAAAAAAGAGAGCCAATCGGCAGCGGCGATGACGGGTTCGCGGCATTAAAAATAGTAAGTACTATCTATAAGATAGCGTTAAAAGGGAAACAGTTCCAAATATGA
- a CDS encoding nucleotide sugar dehydrogenase has protein sequence MENVCVIGLWHLGCVYSAGLADLGYRVIGVDSDIEVVKNLNRGIPPIYEPNLKEQVIGNIKSGALCYTADIANTVSGCPYIMITADTPLDDNDEVDLSPIREICKSIAPYLQSETLLIICSQVPVGTCDVLKTIIEAENPAARFDIVYSPENLKLGNAIAYFKQPDRIIIGADSENALTKAEKFFSVTNAPIIKMGLRSAEAAKHALNAFLATSISFCNEIANICDEVGADALDVMQVLHSDSRIGNGIPLLPGLGFSGGTLARDLKVIQKIGKENNCDTLLTDSVLAINRKQNSIVISKLERKFNSLVNLNISVLGLTYKPHTDTLRRSAALTIIAELIEKGAKVKAYDPCADISVLKKPLAFEFCDNAYSAANNSDALAFITEWPEFKALDFCEIKKIMKTPILIDVKNMLNMKEMELLGFSYIGIGRGK, from the coding sequence ATGGAAAACGTTTGTGTTATCGGCCTTTGGCATCTTGGCTGTGTTTATTCTGCCGGTTTGGCTGATTTGGGGTATCGTGTTATCGGTGTTGACAGCGATATTGAAGTAGTTAAAAACTTAAACCGAGGGATTCCTCCAATTTATGAGCCGAACCTAAAAGAGCAAGTCATTGGCAATATTAAATCGGGTGCGCTTTGTTATACCGCGGATATTGCAAATACCGTTAGCGGATGCCCTTATATTATGATTACTGCCGATACCCCGCTTGACGATAACGACGAAGTTGATTTATCCCCTATTCGAGAAATTTGTAAAAGCATCGCTCCCTATTTGCAAAGTGAAACCTTGCTAATTATATGCAGCCAAGTTCCGGTGGGCACTTGTGATGTATTAAAAACAATAATTGAAGCCGAAAACCCCGCCGCCCGCTTTGATATCGTTTACAGCCCCGAAAATTTGAAGCTGGGGAATGCTATCGCATATTTTAAACAACCGGATCGGATTATTATCGGCGCCGATTCGGAAAATGCTCTTACTAAAGCCGAAAAATTTTTCTCAGTTACAAATGCTCCGATTATTAAAATGGGTTTACGCAGCGCCGAGGCGGCTAAACATGCCTTAAATGCGTTTCTGGCAACATCGATTAGTTTTTGCAACGAAATTGCCAATATTTGCGATGAGGTGGGAGCGGATGCGCTGGATGTTATGCAGGTTTTGCACTCCGATAGCCGTATCGGGAATGGAATCCCGCTTCTTCCGGGGCTGGGCTTTTCCGGCGGAACTTTAGCGCGCGATTTAAAAGTAATCCAAAAAATCGGGAAGGAAAATAATTGCGATACACTGCTAACCGATAGCGTATTAGCGATTAACCGCAAACAAAATTCAATTGTAATCTCCAAATTGGAACGGAAATTTAATTCGCTTGTAAATTTAAATATCAGTGTTTTGGGGCTAACCTATAAACCCCATACCGATACACTGCGCCGCTCGGCGGCCCTTACAATTATTGCCGAGTTAATAGAAAAAGGTGCAAAGGTCAAGGCTTACGACCCTTGTGCCGATATCAGCGTTCTAAAGAAGCCCCTTGCGTTTGAGTTTTGTGATAATGCTTATTCCGCCGCAAATAACAGCGACGCATTGGCCTTTATTACCGAATGGCCCGAATTTAAAGCGCTTGATTTTTGTGAGATTAAAAAGATAATGAAAACCCCGATTTTAATTGACGTAAAGAATATGCTCAATATGAAAGAGATGGAATTACTCGGATTTTCTTATATCGGTATCGGAAGAGGGAAATAA
- a CDS encoding NAD-dependent epimerase/dehydratase family protein has translation MRKYFITGGSGFIGSHIVKRLLSEGSSVTVYDNLSTGNKKLIERYLSDSNFRFIEADILDIAKLNQFMPGHDTVWHLAANTDIIKGNTNTDWDLKNCTIGTYCILESMRNLNIKNLIFASSATVYGDVPPQKLVETDGPLLPISLYGAGKLAGEGLVSAYCHLFDIRACIFRFGNVVGANMWHGVILDFIKKLQTNPHELEILGDGKQEKNFFTVEDCIQGMLTVFEKSTQNCDVFNLGADTCTTVTKIADIVCNEMGLKNVTYKYTGGSRGWRGDAPYVRFNIDKVKNLGWMPRYTSDEAVRIAARQLLGKE, from the coding sequence ATGAGAAAATATTTTATTACCGGCGGCTCAGGATTTATCGGGAGCCATATTGTTAAAAGGTTACTAAGTGAAGGGAGTTCGGTTACGGTTTACGATAATCTATCAACCGGAAACAAAAAACTGATTGAACGCTATTTAAGTGATTCGAACTTTCGTTTTATTGAAGCGGATATTTTAGATATTGCAAAACTTAATCAATTTATGCCCGGCCACGATACAGTTTGGCATTTGGCTGCTAACACCGATATCATCAAAGGTAATACCAACACCGATTGGGACCTTAAAAACTGTACAATCGGTACTTATTGCATATTGGAAAGTATGCGTAACCTCAATATAAAGAATTTAATTTTTGCCTCCAGCGCTACCGTTTACGGCGATGTTCCCCCGCAAAAACTTGTTGAAACCGATGGGCCTTTACTCCCGATATCCCTATACGGTGCCGGTAAATTAGCCGGCGAGGGTTTGGTTTCAGCCTATTGCCATTTATTTGATATACGTGCCTGTATTTTCCGTTTCGGTAATGTTGTCGGGGCAAATATGTGGCACGGTGTTATTCTTGATTTTATAAAAAAACTGCAAACTAACCCCCACGAGCTGGAAATTTTAGGCGACGGGAAGCAAGAAAAAAACTTTTTTACGGTTGAGGATTGCATTCAAGGGATGTTAACCGTTTTTGAAAAATCGACACAAAATTGTGATGTATTTAATTTGGGAGCGGATACTTGCACTACCGTAACAAAAATTGCCGATATTGTTTGTAATGAAATGGGTTTAAAAAACGTAACCTATAAATATACCGGCGGCAGCCGCGGTTGGCGCGGTGATGCACCGTATGTCCGTTTTAATATAGATAAAGTCAAAAACCTCGGTTGGATGCCGCGCTATACATCCGATGAAGCGGTTCGAATAGCCGCAAGGCAGCTTTTAGGTAAGGAATAA
- a CDS encoding glycosyltransferase family 2 protein, whose protein sequence is MNIQTPLLSLIIPSYTMERLNDILALLTSVSAQSYANMETILIIERSEELYSRINQFLKEKQIYNTLVYFTKERLGPSGARNAGVERARGEIIAFVDDDTVLFPDWAAKVVEVFRGKDIIGVTGQALPLWENGALQWLPTEFYWLVSCTAFLNINEIKPVRCAGGMNMAFKKEAFSYCMFADKFGHQGEIKTKVGPVVDDAEFSINLRLKSAKQIIFDPDIKVWHRVYAYRLNQRFIRGQSYWQGYSKSLLKKAYPHDSDLQGLNREKDLLKRIFLKLIPKTTVLIFKNPQQAFKTLGLTASVLFYVALGFSAHKTPRLTGFTEKYFSP, encoded by the coding sequence ATGAATATACAAACCCCTCTTCTGTCGCTGATTATCCCCTCCTATACTATGGAACGGCTAAATGATATTTTGGCGCTATTAACTTCTGTAAGCGCCCAAAGTTATGCAAATATGGAAACGATTTTGATTATCGAACGTTCGGAAGAATTGTATTCTCGGATTAATCAATTTCTAAAAGAAAAACAAATCTATAACACACTTGTTTATTTTACCAAAGAGCGCCTGGGCCCATCGGGAGCCAGGAATGCCGGGGTAGAAAGGGCTCGGGGTGAAATAATAGCTTTTGTTGATGACGATACAGTTCTTTTTCCGGACTGGGCCGCAAAAGTGGTAGAAGTATTTAGAGGTAAGGATATTATCGGGGTGACCGGTCAGGCACTCCCTCTATGGGAAAACGGCGCGCTTCAATGGTTACCTACGGAATTTTACTGGCTGGTAAGCTGCACCGCCTTTTTAAATATTAACGAAATTAAGCCTGTAAGGTGTGCCGGCGGGATGAATATGGCTTTTAAGAAAGAGGCTTTTAGTTACTGTATGTTTGCGGATAAATTCGGGCATCAGGGAGAGATTAAAACCAAAGTCGGCCCGGTTGTTGACGATGCCGAATTTTCAATTAATCTGCGTTTAAAATCCGCCAAGCAAATTATATTCGACCCCGATATAAAGGTTTGGCACAGGGTATATGCCTATCGCTTAAATCAAAGATTTATTCGAGGGCAATCCTATTGGCAGGGATATTCAAAATCGTTATTAAAAAAGGCTTATCCCCATGATTCGGACCTTCAAGGATTAAACAGGGAAAAAGATTTACTTAAGCGCATATTTTTAAAATTAATCCCTAAAACAACCGTTTTAATTTTTAAAAATCCGCAGCAGGCGTTTAAAACGCTAGGGTTAACCGCAAGTGTTTTATTTTACGTAGCCTTGGGTTTTTCGGCTCATAAAACGCCGCGCTTAACCGGCTTTACCGAAAAATATTTCAGTCCATAA
- a CDS encoding Gfo/Idh/MocA family oxidoreductase, translating into MDKELKVAIIGIGKMGLLHAGIINNIPGTRLVAIYDQSPLMKRFLSKAVSGVLVTDNYKKFAADRYDAVYVTTPIPTHYGVIKNLYEKGITKNIFVEKTLTGSFEDSKCLCQLAEQSSGVNMVGYMCRFAVTYQKTAEFLKDNTIGKIISFKAYAYASDFSQNIANPLAVKGGATRDLGAHIIDLAFWLFGEFELISVSQDSNNQLGIDNGSKFSVRNSSGITADFDISWVKEGYRLPEFGLIISGEKGSISVNSDRINLDFNCGESKLLYRHDLSDNVPFLLGAPEYYRENKHFISAIIANKKAFPDFNTAAKIDYLIEQVKNARS; encoded by the coding sequence TTGGATAAAGAATTAAAAGTTGCAATAATCGGTATCGGAAAAATGGGCTTATTGCACGCCGGAATTATTAATAATATCCCCGGGACAAGGCTTGTTGCAATTTATGATCAAAGCCCGCTAATGAAAAGGTTTTTAAGTAAAGCCGTTAGCGGTGTTTTAGTTACCGATAATTATAAAAAATTTGCTGCCGATAGGTATGATGCGGTTTATGTTACCACCCCCATCCCCACCCATTACGGCGTAATCAAAAATCTTTACGAAAAAGGGATAACAAAAAACATTTTTGTTGAAAAAACCTTAACCGGTTCTTTTGAGGATTCCAAGTGCTTATGTCAACTTGCAGAGCAATCCAGCGGGGTTAATATGGTGGGATATATGTGCCGATTTGCCGTAACGTATCAAAAAACGGCAGAGTTTTTAAAAGATAACACCATCGGTAAAATTATTTCCTTTAAGGCTTATGCCTATGCCTCGGATTTTAGCCAAAATATTGCCAATCCCCTTGCGGTTAAAGGCGGTGCAACCCGTGATTTGGGGGCGCATATTATCGATTTGGCATTTTGGCTATTCGGTGAATTTGAACTAATATCCGTTAGCCAAGATAGCAATAATCAATTGGGTATCGATAACGGTTCAAAGTTTAGCGTTCGAAATTCAAGCGGTATAACCGCTGATTTTGATATTTCATGGGTAAAAGAAGGATATCGCTTGCCCGAATTCGGGTTAATAATCAGCGGCGAAAAAGGCTCTATTTCCGTAAATTCAGATAGAATCAACCTCGATTTTAATTGCGGTGAGAGTAAATTATTGTATAGGCACGACCTAAGCGATAACGTACCTTTTTTATTGGGAGCTCCTGAATATTATCGCGAAAATAAGCATTTTATTAGCGCTATTATTGCAAATAAAAAGGCCTTCCCCGATTTTAATACGGCTGCTAAAATCGATTATTTAATTGAACAGGTAAAAAATGCAAGGTCATAG
- a CDS encoding glycosyltransferase family 2 protein gives MPVKKPENCPPITVLICALNEEENLQYVLPKIPDWVDEVILVDGHSTDNTIETAKKLNPAIKIVKQSKTGKGNAIKCGFNDAKCEIVITIDADGSTDPCDLPQYIEPLLNGFDLVKGTRFLNTSPIMPLHHKFGNWVLTKTTNLLFGTSYTDVCSGYNAIRKTSFLNLNLCYDGFEMEQEMLIKAKKRGLRVAEVRQIDNGRIANVSKVSAFRQGFFDFWVIIKERF, from the coding sequence ATGCCTGTTAAAAAACCGGAAAACTGTCCGCCAATTACTGTTTTAATTTGTGCCTTAAACGAGGAAGAAAATCTGCAATATGTTCTGCCTAAAATCCCCGATTGGGTAGACGAAGTGATTTTGGTAGACGGGCATTCAACCGATAACACAATTGAGACTGCCAAAAAACTGAACCCTGCCATAAAAATTGTTAAACAATCAAAAACAGGTAAAGGAAATGCAATTAAGTGCGGTTTTAATGATGCCAAATGTGAAATAGTAATTACTATAGATGCGGACGGTTCCACCGACCCCTGTGATTTGCCGCAATACATAGAACCCTTGTTAAACGGATTCGATTTAGTAAAGGGTACTCGTTTTTTGAACACTTCTCCGATAATGCCCTTGCATCATAAATTCGGTAATTGGGTTTTAACAAAAACCACTAATTTATTGTTTGGTACTTCTTATACGGATGTCTGTTCCGGATATAATGCAATTCGAAAAACCAGTTTCTTAAACTTAAATCTTTGCTACGACGGGTTTGAGATGGAACAGGAAATGCTTATTAAGGCTAAAAAAAGAGGGCTAAGAGTGGCTGAAGTGCGTCAAATAGATAACGGGCGTATCGCAAATGTCAGCAAGGTGTCCGCTTTTAGGCAAGGATTTTTCGATTTTTGGGTAATCATTAAAGAACGATTCTAA
- a CDS encoding transaldolase family protein: MEIFLDSADINEIQKWTDLGVIDGVTTNPSIMLKDGVCDTENRIKEIANLVFPCPVFTQVTTDNISEMLLQAHHFNMLAENIVVKIPQINQNGVPCYGVMRQLENCGVKVNATATLSVAQLMMAAKAGVSYISVFAGRISDEGGDANKVISDSTLWLKRWEYKSKVIVGSIRSVGDAVSAALAGAHVVTIPPIILTKMADHRYTRETVRHFIADAEKTAEMFCRG, encoded by the coding sequence GTGGAGATATTTCTGGATTCGGCGGATATAAATGAGATTCAAAAGTGGACCGATTTGGGGGTTATTGACGGAGTTACAACTAACCCTTCAATTATGTTAAAAGATGGGGTTTGCGATACAGAAAATCGAATTAAAGAAATCGCAAATTTAGTATTCCCCTGCCCTGTATTTACCCAAGTAACAACCGATAATATTTCCGAAATGCTTTTACAGGCACACCATTTCAATATGTTAGCCGAAAACATTGTTGTTAAGATTCCGCAGATAAATCAAAACGGTGTTCCGTGCTATGGTGTTATGAGGCAGCTCGAAAATTGCGGGGTTAAAGTTAATGCCACGGCAACGCTTTCTGTTGCGCAATTGATGATGGCGGCTAAAGCGGGAGTCAGCTATATCAGTGTTTTTGCAGGGAGGATTTCGGATGAGGGCGGCGATGCCAACAAAGTTATTAGCGATTCAACCCTTTGGCTAAAGCGCTGGGAATATAAAAGTAAGGTTATTGTCGGCAGCATTCGTTCTGTTGGAGATGCTGTTTCTGCGGCTTTAGCCGGCGCTCATGTCGTTACAATTCCGCCGATAATATTAACCAAAATGGCCGACCATCGTTATACGCGTGAAACGGTACGTCATTTTATTGCCGATGCCGAAAAAACAGCGGAAATGTTTTGCAGAGGATAG
- a CDS encoding HAD family hydrolase — translation MNKAIFLDRDGVINKLIYHQEQGIIDSPFLVSQLEIIQNVPQAIRMFRQSGYKIIIVSNQPAIAKKQMSEKTFEAIRLHLLNELVKENASIDADYYCLHHPEAIVPDLKQVCECRKPNPGLIFKAAREFNIDLKSSWMIGDGLTDIQAGKSAGCCTILIGKQKCELCRYMEEHSVKPDYICPNLLQAVSVVKNTLELNSII, via the coding sequence ATGAACAAAGCCATATTTCTTGACCGTGACGGCGTAATAAATAAATTGATATATCATCAAGAACAAGGAATTATTGATTCCCCGTTCCTTGTTTCACAATTGGAAATTATTCAAAATGTCCCTCAAGCTATTCGCATGTTTCGCCAAAGCGGATACAAAATAATTATTGTTTCGAACCAACCGGCAATTGCCAAAAAACAGATGTCGGAAAAAACATTTGAGGCAATTCGTCTTCATCTTCTAAATGAATTGGTAAAAGAAAACGCCTCAATTGATGCGGATTACTATTGTTTGCATCATCCCGAGGCAATTGTTCCCGATTTAAAACAAGTTTGCGAGTGTCGTAAACCAAACCCAGGGCTTATTTTTAAAGCTGCCCGTGAATTCAATATCGATCTCAAATCATCATGGATGATTGGTGACGGATTAACCGATATCCAAGCCGGAAAAAGCGCCGGTTGCTGTACAATTCTGATCGGCAAACAAAAGTGCGAGTTATGCCGCTACATGGAAGAACATTCCGTTAAACCGGATTACATATGCCCAAATCTGTTGCAAGCGGTTTCGGTTGTAAAAAATACTTTGGAACTCAATTCAATTATTTAA
- a CDS encoding SIS domain-containing protein: protein MIYTEQYFAEAIEIINLINKKEVEAAVNIISNIRQRGGRLFFLGLGGSAANATHAVNDFRKIAGIECYTPLDNASELTAQINDNGWEQVFVEWLKISRLSANDAVFVFSVGGGSIENGISVNLVKALQFAKSKCVTVLGIVGRDGGYTAKIADSCIVIPTVNKDTLTPHTESFQALIWHLIVTHPKLKSSEMKWESLK from the coding sequence ATGATCTATACAGAACAATACTTTGCCGAAGCAATTGAAATAATAAATTTAATCAACAAAAAAGAGGTTGAAGCGGCGGTTAATATTATCTCTAATATTCGTCAAAGGGGCGGTCGTTTGTTCTTTTTGGGGCTTGGCGGCAGTGCTGCAAACGCAACACATGCCGTAAATGATTTTAGGAAAATTGCCGGTATTGAATGCTATACCCCGCTTGATAATGCCTCCGAGCTAACCGCTCAAATTAACGATAATGGCTGGGAACAAGTTTTTGTGGAGTGGTTAAAGATTAGCCGTTTAAGTGCCAATGATGCCGTTTTTGTTTTTTCCGTTGGGGGCGGCAGTATTGAAAACGGTATTAGCGTTAATTTGGTAAAGGCGCTCCAATTTGCAAAAAGTAAATGTGTTACTGTTCTTGGTATTGTCGGACGTGACGGTGGCTATACCGCTAAAATTGCTGATAGTTGTATTGTTATTCCGACTGTTAACAAAGATACGCTAACACCGCACACAGAGTCGTTTCAAGCCCTAATTTGGCATTTAATAGTTACACATCCGAAATTAAAATCTTCGGAAATGAAATGGGAATCTCTTAAATAG
- a CDS encoding GHMP kinase: MILSRAPMRLTLGGGGTDLPSYYAKYGGFLIAGAINKYCNITAHKRFYDNIRLNYSQTEIVNDISQIQHRIFRHALEFIGIKRSIELHSAADVPAGCGLGSSSSFTVALLNALHIYNKDYTTQRNLAEEACHIEIELLGEPIGKQDQYMAAFGGLTCLVFEKDGTVIAEPLAISNDDIDELENRLVLFFTGKERSASDILREQNDKSICNYSPTIENLHQIKEIALQTRKYLESGDLDMLGELMNIHWELKKKRSDKISDPFIDECYELALKNGAIGGKLIGAGGGGFLMFYSQNGQKKRLIQTLENKGIRWERFHFDFDGTKILSNTMVMNR; this comes from the coding sequence ATGATTTTATCTCGAGCTCCGATGCGGTTAACTTTGGGCGGCGGCGGTACGGATTTACCGTCTTATTATGCTAAATACGGCGGATTTTTAATTGCCGGGGCAATCAATAAATATTGCAATATCACCGCACATAAAAGATTTTACGATAACATTCGCTTAAATTATTCACAAACGGAAATTGTGAACGATATTTCTCAAATTCAACACCGAATATTCCGCCATGCTTTAGAATTTATCGGAATTAAACGCTCCATTGAACTACACTCCGCTGCGGATGTGCCTGCCGGCTGCGGATTGGGTTCTTCATCAAGCTTTACGGTTGCCCTTTTAAATGCGCTACATATTTACAATAAAGACTATACCACTCAAAGAAATCTGGCTGAAGAGGCTTGCCATATTGAAATTGAGCTGTTGGGGGAACCAATCGGGAAACAAGACCAATATATGGCCGCTTTCGGAGGGCTTACGTGCCTTGTGTTTGAAAAAGACGGGACCGTAATCGCTGAACCGTTGGCAATTTCAAATGATGATATTGATGAGCTTGAAAACCGGTTAGTTTTATTTTTTACCGGCAAAGAAAGAAGCGCCTCGGATATTTTAAGAGAGCAAAACGATAAATCAATTTGCAATTATTCTCCGACAATTGAGAACTTACATCAAATTAAAGAAATCGCTTTGCAAACCAGAAAATATCTTGAATCCGGTGACTTGGATATGCTCGGTGAATTAATGAATATTCACTGGGAACTTAAGAAAAAACGTTCGGATAAAATATCCGATCCTTTTATTGATGAATGCTATGAATTGGCTCTTAAAAACGGCGCTATCGGCGGGAAACTTATCGGCGCCGGCGGTGGTGGTTTTTTAATGTTTTACTCTCAAAACGGACAGAAAAAAAGATTAATCCAAACGCTGGAAAACAAAGGGATTAGGTGGGAAAGGTTTCATTTTGATTTTGACGGAACCAAAATCCTATCAAATACAATGGTGATGAACCGATGA
- a CDS encoding sugar phosphate nucleotidyltransferase: protein MLNTSNDLQIVIIAGGLATRLGKLSVCQPKSMIPINGKPFMEYQLKMLKANGFKRVLICLGHLGSQIEEYFGTGKDFGLDIYYSYEEKPLGTAGALKNAESMLDDIFYTIYGDSFISLNFSEALRLFKSNNKRALMTVYKNNNCYSPSNTTVKDNLVIKYDKLNSLFEMNYIEYGVNIFRKDVLAEIPSSTFCDLGSLFNFLIDKRELLAFEVKERFYEIGSIPGLEDFRKLVNTAK from the coding sequence ATGCTAAATACTTCGAACGATCTTCAAATAGTCATTATCGCCGGTGGCCTTGCTACCAGGCTGGGTAAGCTTTCTGTTTGCCAACCAAAATCGATGATTCCGATTAACGGCAAACCGTTTATGGAATACCAACTGAAAATGCTTAAAGCAAACGGATTTAAGAGAGTTTTAATCTGTTTGGGGCATTTGGGTTCTCAAATCGAGGAATATTTTGGTACTGGAAAAGATTTTGGTTTAGATATATATTACAGTTATGAAGAAAAACCGCTCGGAACGGCGGGTGCGCTTAAAAATGCAGAATCAATGCTGGACGATATTTTTTATACAATCTACGGTGATTCGTTTATATCTTTAAACTTCTCTGAGGCTTTACGCCTTTTTAAATCCAATAACAAGCGTGCACTTATGACTGTCTACAAAAATAACAATTGTTATTCTCCGAGTAATACCACAGTAAAAGATAATCTTGTAATCAAATACGATAAACTTAATTCCCTTTTTGAAATGAATTATATTGAATACGGTGTTAATATTTTCCGTAAAGATGTTCTTGCAGAAATCCCCTCAAGTACCTTCTGTGATTTGGGGAGCCTTTTTAATTTCCTTATCGACAAAAGAGAATTATTGGCTTTTGAAGTAAAAGAACGCTTCTATGAAATTGGTTCAATACCGGGTTTAGAAGATTTTAGAAAGTTGGTAAATACCGCTAAATGA
- a CDS encoding 2Fe-2S iron-sulfur cluster-binding protein produces the protein MNKICLTINGSQFEADEGSTVMEVALANNIYIPHLCYNPDLVPSGACRLCQVEINGSKLALACRTPVEDGMVVDTKSPAVDAAVRPIVELIIADHHSTCSGCPSNGNCELQRIMAHLRIDRRRVRNLKFPQEKLPLEPLTPYLDYDSNKCVRCGICIQTCEKIYGASHIYYVNRGYPTKIAYFGNGTHCDFCLECVKRCPVGVLIPKQ, from the coding sequence ATGAATAAAATATGCTTAACTATCAACGGAAGTCAATTTGAAGCCGATGAAGGCTCCACTGTAATGGAAGTGGCTTTAGCCAACAACATTTATATCCCTCATCTTTGTTACAATCCGGACCTTGTCCCGAGCGGCGCATGTCGTTTATGTCAAGTAGAAATTAACGGTTCAAAATTAGCGCTTGCTTGCCGTACCCCGGTTGAGGATGGCATGGTTGTCGATACCAAATCTCCCGCGGTGGATGCGGCTGTACGTCCTATTGTTGAACTGATAATTGCAGACCACCACTCAACTTGCAGCGGTTGTCCGTCAAATGGAAATTGCGAACTGCAAAGAATAATGGCGCATCTTCGTATTGACAGGCGCAGGGTAAGAAATTTAAAATTTCCGCAGGAAAAACTGCCGTTAGAACCCCTCACCCCTTATTTGGATTATGATTCAAATAAATGCGTTCGCTGCGGAATCTGTATACAAACCTGTGAAAAAATCTACGGGGCCAGTCATATCTATTATGTTAACCGAGGTTATCCCACTAAAATTGCTTATTTCGGTAACGGTACCCATTGTGATTTTTGTTTGGAGTGTGTTAAGCGCTGCCCTGTTGGGGTACTAATACCAAAGCAGTAA